A stretch of the Malus domestica chromosome 08, GDT2T_hap1 genome encodes the following:
- the LOC103441047 gene encoding nuclear poly(A) polymerase 4-like — protein MAGSEDPVASSPAEQPPKHYGTTRPIFLSGPTEYDLQRNVELEKYLIDSGLYESKDEAAKREEVLGRIDQIVKGWVKQLTIERGYTDQMVEDANAVIFTFGSYRLGVHGPGADIDTLCVGPSYVNREEDFFIILHGILAELEEVTELQPVPDAHVPVMKFKFQGISIDLLYASISLLVVPEDVDISYGSVLYDVDEQTVRSLNGCRVADQILKLVPNVEHFRTTLRCLKFWAKRRGVYSNVTGFLGGVNWAILVARICQLYPNAIPSVLVSKFFRVYTQWRWPNPVILCSIEENELGFPTWDPRRNPRDRLHHMPIITPAYPCMNSSYNVSVSTLRVIAEQFDHGNRICEEIELNKAQWSALFEPYLFFEAYKNYLQVDIVAADVDDLLTWKGWVESRFRQLTLKIERDTKGMLQCHPYPKEYVDVSKPCPHCAFFMGLQRKEGVRGKEGQQFDIRGTVDEFREGINMYMFWKPGMDIYVSHVRRKQLPPFVFPDGCKRPRLSMHVSQQDERTYEDSAGCSSGSAERHTRRKIDHKTEDVRAIKLEKQTSVSSQLMESVAPESSTGGAPDTSFSNSIRLECLATGDAEKKSDSRLPVEQLESERGSVGNVRMVDNVVHESNTISECTSMHVPEFPKVRNEVKPSQEDYEVKPSEQLEKPLPWKELVIPCAASISESKETCEMT, from the exons ATGGCGGGTTCTGAGGATCCAGTGGCCTCTTCCCCGGCTGAGCAGCCGCCAAAGCACTACGGCACCACCAGGCCAATCTTCCTTTCCGGTCCTACCGAGTATGATCTTCAACGAAATGTCGAACTCGAAAAG TACTTGATTGATTCGGGACTTTACGAGAGTAAAGACGAGGCTgcgaagagagaagaggttctTGGTCGCATTGATCAG atTGTGAAAGGCTGGGTGAAGCAGTTGACAATTGAAAGAGGCTACACGGATCAGATGGTGGAGGACGCGAATGCTGTCATTTTTACTTTTGGGTCTTATCGTCTTGGG GTTCATGGGCCTGGAGCTGACATAGACACTTTGTGTGTTGGGCCATCATATGTGAATCGAGAG GAAGATTTCTTTATTATATTGCATGGTATCCTTGCTGAATTGGAAGAGGTTACTGAACTTCAACCAGTTCCTGATGCTCATGTCCCCGTCATGAAATTCAAGTTCCAGGGAATATCAATAGATCTTTTGTATGCAAGCATCTCTCTTTTGGTTGTTCCAGAA GATGTAGACATCTCATATGGATCTGTGCTATATGATGTTGATGAGCAAACTGTTCGAAGTCTGAACGGCTGCAGGGTTGCAGATCAAATTCTTAAACTTGTCCCCAATGTTGAG CACTTCCGGACTACACTCAGATGTTTGAAGTTTTGGGCTAAAAGACGTGGTGTTTATTCAAAT GTTACTGGATTCCTTGGTGGTGTAAATTGGGCTATCTTAGTTGCTCGGATATGCCAGCTTTATCCCAATGCAATTCCTAGCGTGTtggtttccaaatttttcaGAGTGTATACTCAGTGGCGTTGGCCAAATCCTGTAATTTTATGTTCAATTGAAGAGAATGAACTTGGGTTCCCTACATGGGACCCTCGTAGAAACCCTCGGGACCGCCTTCATCATATGCCAATAATAACTCCTGCATACCCTTGCATGAACTCTAGTTACAATGTCTCAGTAAGTACTTTACGTGTTATAGCGGAGCAGTTTGACCATGGTAATAGGATATGTGAG GAGATTGAGCTGAATAAGGCCCAGTGGAGTGCTCTCTTTGAACCTTATCTCTTCTTTGAGGCATACAAAAATTATCTACAAGTGGACATAGTTGCAGCTGATGTTGATGACTTGCTGACGTGGAAGGGATGGGTGGAATCCCGGTTTAGACAGCTTACCCTGAAG ATAGAGCGAGACACAAAAGGGATGCTGCAGTGCCATCCATATCCTAAGGAATATGTCGACGTATCCAAGCCATGCCCGCACTGTGCTTTCTTTATGGGTTTGCAGAGGAAAGAGGGAGTGAGAGGTAAAGAAGGTCAGCAATTTGATATACGTGGAACAGTCGATGAGTTCAGGGAAGGAATAAACATGTACATGTTCTGGAAACCTGGGATGGATATATATGTTTCTCATGTTCGCCGGAAGCAGCTTCCTCCCTTTGTTTTCCCCGATGGGTGTAAGCGGCCTCGATTATCAATGCATGTAAGTCAGCAGGACGAAAGAACTTATGAAGATTCTGCAGGTTGTAGTTCTGGGTCTGCGGAAAGACATACCAGGAGGAAAATTGATCATAAAACAGAGGATGTGAGGGCAATCAAACTCGAGAAGCAGACATCTGTTAGTTCACAATTGATGGAGTCTGTGGCCCCAGAAAGTAGTACAGGTGGAGCACCTGATACCAGCTTCAGTAACAGCATTAGGTTAGAGTGTCTGGCAACTGGAGATGCAGAAAAGAAATCTGATAGTAGATTGCCTGTTGAACAGTTAGAGAGTGAAAGGGGAAGTGTTGGAAACGTGAGAATGGTTGATAATGTTGTGCACGAATCCAATACTATAAGCGAGTGCACATCTATGCATGTTCCTGAATTCCCCAAAGTCAGAAATGAGGTCAAGCCTTCACAAGAGGATTATGAGGTAAAACCATCTGAACAGTTGGAGAAACCTCTTCCCTGGAAGGAGCTGGTAATTCCATGTGCAGCTTCTATCTCAGAGTCCAAGGAAACATGTGAGATGACCTAA
- the LOC139197981 gene encoding receptor-like protein kinase HSL1 isoform X2, with the protein MSKTPLPLPSSLLLFLLISLPLIVISQSTEQSILLKIKAQWGNPPSIQSWNSSSSPCEWPGINCTNGMVTGLSLPDVNITERIPEAVCELPSLAELHLAWNYIPGEFPKFLYNCSNLEVLDLSQNYFVGPIPPDIYRMSPSLKYLDLGGNNFSGNIPAAIGRLTELRTLRLYSNLFNGSVPLEIGNLSNLEIFEMPYNGKLAAASIPTEFGNLKKLKSLWMTDTNLIGEIPESFSGLSSLENLNLARNNLEGKIPGGLFLLKNLSDLFLFNNKFSGEIPPAVEALNLSQIDLSTNNLSGSIPQDFGKIKNLTVLNLFSNQLTGGIPESLGLIPAMRVFQVFKNMLNGTLPPELGLHSKLEAFDVSGNQLSGSLPEQLCSGGVLQRAVAFSNNLTGELPKGLGNCDSLRSLKVYHNRFSGEIPLGVWTGLTLSSLMLSDNLFSGQLPASKLAWNLSRLEISNNRFSGEIPVQVSSWERLVVFKASGNLFSGKIPVELTSLSELNTLLLDGNQFSGELPSQIISWESLNTLNLSINALSGHIPAAIGSLPNLLYLDLSGNQFTGEIPAEFGSLRLSSLNLSSNKLSGKIPDVFDNLAYGNSFLNNSNLCANSPVLNLPGCYTKVRVSHKLSSKVLAMILVLSIAVFLVSVLLTFFVVRDYRRRKRGQDLATWKLTSFHRLNLTEFNVLASLTDTNLIGSGGSGNVYQVSTNCPGEYVAVKRICNTNRLDERLEKEFNAEVEILGTIRHSNIVKLWCCISSDNSKLLVYEYMANQSLDKWLHGKRRRPASGLGVANHIVLDWPMRLQIAIGAAQGLCYMHHDCSPPIIHRDVKSSNILLDSEFKARIADFGLAKIFSKDGDHHTMSAIAGSFGYMAPEYSYTTQINEKIDVYSFGVVLLELTTGREPNCGDEHTGLAEWAWREYSEGKTITDALDGQIAKPCYLEEMTTVLKLGLICTSTLPSTRPSMKEVLHILRGHGPSEGFEVRKVGSDFDVSPLLSTATYLSSYKRGKEVDDSLVYSV; encoded by the exons ATGTCGAAAACACCCCTGCCACTCCCATCCTCCcttctcctcttcctcctcatctCCCTACCCTTGATCGTAATTTCACAATCCACAGAGCAGTCAATCCTCCTCAAGATCAAAGCGCAATGGGGAAATCCACCGTCCATCCAATCGTGGAACTCCTCCTCCTCACCGTGCGAGTGGCCGGGGATCAACTGCACAAACGGCATGGTCACTGGGCTCTCCCTCCCCGATGTAAACATCACGGAGAGAATCCCGGAGGCCGTCTGCGAGCTCCCAAGCCTCGCAGAGCTCCACCTCGCCTGGAATTACATTCCAGGCGAGTTCCCGAAATTTCTCTACAACTGCTCGAATCTCGAAGTCCTTGACCTCTCGCAGAACTACTTTGTCGGCCCAATTCCCCCCGATATCTACCGGATGTCGCCGTCTCTTAAGTACTTGGACCTCGGAGGAAACAATTTTTCCGGCAACATTCCTGCGGCCATCGGCCGGCTGACGGAGCTGAGGACACTCAGGCTTTATTCGAATCTGTTCAACGGGAGTGTTCCGCTGGAGATCGGGAACTTGTCAAATCTCGAAATATTCGAGATGCCTTATAACGGAAAATTGGCTGCGGCCAGCATCCCAACGGAGTTCGGGAATTTGAAGAAGCTGAAGAGCTTGTGGATGACGGATACGAACTTGATCGGAGAGATTCCGGAGAGTTTTTCAGGCCTCTCGAGCCTCGAGAACTTGAATCTCGCGAGGAACAATCTGGAAGGGAAGATTCCAGGTGGGTTGTTTTTGTTGAAGAATTTGAGCGACTTGTTTCTCTTTAACAACAAATTTTCAGGGGAGATTCCGCCGGCTGTCGAGGCGTTGAATTTATCTCAGATTGATCTGTCTACGAACAATTTGAGCGGCTCGATCCCACAAGATTTTGGGAAGATAAAGAATCTgactgttttgaatcttttttcgAATCAATTAACGGGTGGGATTCCGGAGAGTTTAGGCCTAATTCCGGCGATGAGGGTATTTCAGGTCTTTAAGAACATGTTGAACGGGACCTTGCCGCCGGAATTAGGCCTTCACTCGAAGCTCGAAGCTTTTGATGTCTCCGGGAATCAGCTGAGCGGCTCTCTGCCGGAACAATTATGCAGCGGAGGAGTTTTGCAAAGAGCTGTTGCCTTCTCTAATAATCTTACCGGAGAGTTGCCGAAAGGGCTTGGAAATTGTGATTCTTTGCGGTCACTGAAGGTCTACCACAACCGTTTTTCGGGTGAGATTCCTTTAGGAGTTTGGACCGGACTAACTCTGTCGAGTTTGATGCTGAGTGACAATTTGTTTTCGGGTCAGCTTCCCGCCAGCAAGCTGGCTTGGAACCTATCGAGACTGGAGATTAGCAACAACagattttccggtgagattccgGTTCAAGTTTCGTCCTGGGAACGTTTGGTTGTTTTTAAGGCGAGCGGAAATCTGTTTTCGGGGAAAATCCCAGTTGAACTGACTAGTCTTTCTGAGCTGAACACTCTGCTGCTTGACGGGAATCAATTTTCGGGCGAATTACCATCTCAGATCATCTCATGGGAATCCTTGAATACTTTGAACCTCTCAATAAATGCGCTTTCGGGCCACATTCCAGCAGCCATTGGTTCTTTGCCTAACCTGCTATACTTGGACTTGTCCGGGAACCAATTCACAGGCGAAATCCCAGCTGAGTTCGGCAGCTTGAGGCTCAGTTCTCTTAACTTGTCTTCCAACAAGCTTTCCGGCAAAATCCCAGATGTGTTTGATAATCTCGCGTATGGAAACAGTTTCTTGAACAATTCGAATCTTTGCGCCAATAGTCCAGTTCTTAACCTTCCCGGTTGTTACACCAAAGTCCGTGTCTCCCACAAGCTGTCCTCGAAAGTCCTTGCCATGATTCTAGTCCTTTCCATCGCGGTGTTCCTTGTTAGTGTTCTATTGACCTTTTTCGTGGTCAGAGACTACCGGAGGAGAAAGCGCGGTCAGGACTTGGCAACATGGAAGCTCACCTCATTCCACAGATTGAATCTCACAGAGTTCAACGTGTTGGCGAGTTTGACGGATACCAATCTCATTGGAAGTGGAGGTTCAGGGAATGTTTATCAGGTTAGCACCAACTGCCCGGGTGAATATGTCGCGGTGAAAAGGATTTGTAACACTAACAGATTGGATGAGAGGCTTGAGAAAGAATTCAATGCTGAGGTTGAGATACTGGGGACAATTCGCCATTCAAACATTGTTAAGTTGTGGTGCTGCATTTCAAGTGACAATTCCAAGCTTCTTGTGTACGAGTACATGGCAAATCAGAGCCTCGATAAGTGGCTACATGGGAAGAGGAGAAGGCCAGCATCAGGGCTGGGTGTGGCTAATCACATCGTTTTGGACTGGCCGATGAGGTTGCAGATTGCGATAGGGGCTGCACAAGGCTTGTGTTACATGCACCATGACTGCTCTCCGCCAATAATTCATCGTGATGTGAAGTCCAGCAATATCTTGTTGGATTCTGAATTCAAGGCTCGAATAGCAGATTTTGGACTGGCAAAGATTTTTTCCAAGGACGGAGATCATCACACAATGTCCGCTATCGCAGGCTCCTTCGGCTACATGGCACCAG AGTATTCTTATACAACGCAAATCAACGAAAAGATAGACGTCTACAGCTTCGGGGTTGTACTCCTGGAACTAACAACCGGGAGAGAACCCAACTGCGGAGATGAGCATACGGGCCTAGCAGAATGGGCATGGCGGGAATACAGCGAGGGAAAGACCATAACTGATGCCCTCGATGGGCAGATCGCAAAACCGTGTTACTTGGAAGAGATGACCACCGTGCTAAAACTAGGACTCATCTGCACCAGCACATTACCTTCAACTCGTCCTTCAATGAAGGAAGTTCTGCACATTCTTCGCGGCCATGGTCCGTCGGAAGGTTTTGAAGTGAGAAAGGTGGGAAGTGACTTTGATGTTTCTCCCCTCCTCAGCACTGCCACCTACCTTTCCAGTTACAAACGCGGTAAAGAGGTGGACGATAGCTTAGTTTACAGTGTGTAA
- the LOC139197981 gene encoding receptor-like protein kinase HSL1 isoform X1, which yields MSKTPLPLPSSLLLFLLISLPLIVISQSTEQSILLKIKAQWGNPPSIQSWNSSSSPCEWPGINCTNGMVTGLSLPDVNITERIPEAVCELPSLAELHLAWNYIPGEFPKFLYNCSNLEVLDLSQNYFVGPIPPDIYRMSPSLKYLDLGGNNFSGNIPAAIGRLTELRTLRLYSNLFNGSVPLEIGNLSNLEIFEMPYNGKLAAASIPTEFGNLKKLKSLWMTDTNLIGEIPESFSGLSSLENLNLARNNLEGKIPGGLFLLKNLSDLFLFNNKFSGEIPPAVEALNLSQIDLSTNNLSGSIPQDFGKIKNLTVLNLFSNQLTGGIPESLGLIPAMRVFQVFKNMLNGTLPPELGLHSKLEAFDVSGNQLSGSLPEQLCSGGVLQRAVAFSNNLTGELPKGLGNCDSLRSLKVYHNRFSGEIPLGVWTGLTLSSLMLSDNLFSGQLPASKLAWNLSRLEISNNRFSGEIPVQVSSWERLVVFKASGNLFSGKIPVELTSLSELNTLLLDGNQFSGELPSQIISWESLNTLNLSINALSGHIPAAIGSLPNLLYLDLSGNQFTGEIPAEFGSLRLSSLNLSSNKLSGKIPDVFDNLAYGNSFLNNSNLCANSPVLNLPGCYTKVRVSHKLSSKVLAMILVLSIAVFLVSVLLTFFVVRDYRRRKRGQDLATWKLTSFHRLNLTEFNVLASLTDTNLIGSGGSGNVYQVSTNCPGEYVAVKRICNTNRLDERLEKEFNAEVEILGTIRHSNIVKLWCCISSDNSKLLVYEYMANQSLDKWLHGKRRRPASGLGVANHIVLDWPMRLQIAIGAAQGLCYMHHDCSPPIIHRDVKSSNILLDSEFKARIADFGLAKIFSKDGDHHTMSAIAGSFGYMAPEYSYTTQINEKIDVYSFGVVLLELTTGREPNCGDEHTGLAEWAWREYSEGKTITDALDGQIAKPCYLEEMTTVLKLGLICTSTLPSTRPSMKEVLHILRGHGPSEGFEVRKVGSDFDVSPLLSTATYLSSYKRGKEVDDSLVYSRISN from the exons ATGTCGAAAACACCCCTGCCACTCCCATCCTCCcttctcctcttcctcctcatctCCCTACCCTTGATCGTAATTTCACAATCCACAGAGCAGTCAATCCTCCTCAAGATCAAAGCGCAATGGGGAAATCCACCGTCCATCCAATCGTGGAACTCCTCCTCCTCACCGTGCGAGTGGCCGGGGATCAACTGCACAAACGGCATGGTCACTGGGCTCTCCCTCCCCGATGTAAACATCACGGAGAGAATCCCGGAGGCCGTCTGCGAGCTCCCAAGCCTCGCAGAGCTCCACCTCGCCTGGAATTACATTCCAGGCGAGTTCCCGAAATTTCTCTACAACTGCTCGAATCTCGAAGTCCTTGACCTCTCGCAGAACTACTTTGTCGGCCCAATTCCCCCCGATATCTACCGGATGTCGCCGTCTCTTAAGTACTTGGACCTCGGAGGAAACAATTTTTCCGGCAACATTCCTGCGGCCATCGGCCGGCTGACGGAGCTGAGGACACTCAGGCTTTATTCGAATCTGTTCAACGGGAGTGTTCCGCTGGAGATCGGGAACTTGTCAAATCTCGAAATATTCGAGATGCCTTATAACGGAAAATTGGCTGCGGCCAGCATCCCAACGGAGTTCGGGAATTTGAAGAAGCTGAAGAGCTTGTGGATGACGGATACGAACTTGATCGGAGAGATTCCGGAGAGTTTTTCAGGCCTCTCGAGCCTCGAGAACTTGAATCTCGCGAGGAACAATCTGGAAGGGAAGATTCCAGGTGGGTTGTTTTTGTTGAAGAATTTGAGCGACTTGTTTCTCTTTAACAACAAATTTTCAGGGGAGATTCCGCCGGCTGTCGAGGCGTTGAATTTATCTCAGATTGATCTGTCTACGAACAATTTGAGCGGCTCGATCCCACAAGATTTTGGGAAGATAAAGAATCTgactgttttgaatcttttttcgAATCAATTAACGGGTGGGATTCCGGAGAGTTTAGGCCTAATTCCGGCGATGAGGGTATTTCAGGTCTTTAAGAACATGTTGAACGGGACCTTGCCGCCGGAATTAGGCCTTCACTCGAAGCTCGAAGCTTTTGATGTCTCCGGGAATCAGCTGAGCGGCTCTCTGCCGGAACAATTATGCAGCGGAGGAGTTTTGCAAAGAGCTGTTGCCTTCTCTAATAATCTTACCGGAGAGTTGCCGAAAGGGCTTGGAAATTGTGATTCTTTGCGGTCACTGAAGGTCTACCACAACCGTTTTTCGGGTGAGATTCCTTTAGGAGTTTGGACCGGACTAACTCTGTCGAGTTTGATGCTGAGTGACAATTTGTTTTCGGGTCAGCTTCCCGCCAGCAAGCTGGCTTGGAACCTATCGAGACTGGAGATTAGCAACAACagattttccggtgagattccgGTTCAAGTTTCGTCCTGGGAACGTTTGGTTGTTTTTAAGGCGAGCGGAAATCTGTTTTCGGGGAAAATCCCAGTTGAACTGACTAGTCTTTCTGAGCTGAACACTCTGCTGCTTGACGGGAATCAATTTTCGGGCGAATTACCATCTCAGATCATCTCATGGGAATCCTTGAATACTTTGAACCTCTCAATAAATGCGCTTTCGGGCCACATTCCAGCAGCCATTGGTTCTTTGCCTAACCTGCTATACTTGGACTTGTCCGGGAACCAATTCACAGGCGAAATCCCAGCTGAGTTCGGCAGCTTGAGGCTCAGTTCTCTTAACTTGTCTTCCAACAAGCTTTCCGGCAAAATCCCAGATGTGTTTGATAATCTCGCGTATGGAAACAGTTTCTTGAACAATTCGAATCTTTGCGCCAATAGTCCAGTTCTTAACCTTCCCGGTTGTTACACCAAAGTCCGTGTCTCCCACAAGCTGTCCTCGAAAGTCCTTGCCATGATTCTAGTCCTTTCCATCGCGGTGTTCCTTGTTAGTGTTCTATTGACCTTTTTCGTGGTCAGAGACTACCGGAGGAGAAAGCGCGGTCAGGACTTGGCAACATGGAAGCTCACCTCATTCCACAGATTGAATCTCACAGAGTTCAACGTGTTGGCGAGTTTGACGGATACCAATCTCATTGGAAGTGGAGGTTCAGGGAATGTTTATCAGGTTAGCACCAACTGCCCGGGTGAATATGTCGCGGTGAAAAGGATTTGTAACACTAACAGATTGGATGAGAGGCTTGAGAAAGAATTCAATGCTGAGGTTGAGATACTGGGGACAATTCGCCATTCAAACATTGTTAAGTTGTGGTGCTGCATTTCAAGTGACAATTCCAAGCTTCTTGTGTACGAGTACATGGCAAATCAGAGCCTCGATAAGTGGCTACATGGGAAGAGGAGAAGGCCAGCATCAGGGCTGGGTGTGGCTAATCACATCGTTTTGGACTGGCCGATGAGGTTGCAGATTGCGATAGGGGCTGCACAAGGCTTGTGTTACATGCACCATGACTGCTCTCCGCCAATAATTCATCGTGATGTGAAGTCCAGCAATATCTTGTTGGATTCTGAATTCAAGGCTCGAATAGCAGATTTTGGACTGGCAAAGATTTTTTCCAAGGACGGAGATCATCACACAATGTCCGCTATCGCAGGCTCCTTCGGCTACATGGCACCAG AGTATTCTTATACAACGCAAATCAACGAAAAGATAGACGTCTACAGCTTCGGGGTTGTACTCCTGGAACTAACAACCGGGAGAGAACCCAACTGCGGAGATGAGCATACGGGCCTAGCAGAATGGGCATGGCGGGAATACAGCGAGGGAAAGACCATAACTGATGCCCTCGATGGGCAGATCGCAAAACCGTGTTACTTGGAAGAGATGACCACCGTGCTAAAACTAGGACTCATCTGCACCAGCACATTACCTTCAACTCGTCCTTCAATGAAGGAAGTTCTGCACATTCTTCGCGGCCATGGTCCGTCGGAAGGTTTTGAAGTGAGAAAGGTGGGAAGTGACTTTGATGTTTCTCCCCTCCTCAGCACTGCCACCTACCTTTCCAGTTACAAACGCGGTAAAGAGGTGGACGATAGCTTAGTTTACAGT CGAATTTCCAACTAG
- the LOC139197980 gene encoding endoribonuclease YBEY, chloroplastic-like codes for MLLDKMRILMVHGLLHLLGFDHKVSEDTEVEMEEEEEDLPLKSLGWKGKGLIQSAYDAATHSDGLKLGTLLNSKSQLSSTNVKAMKEASSRAVKIVIATGKARPAVIRVFKGVDLTGKDGIVSEFSPGVFLQGLLVYGTQGREIFRRNLDTDVCREACRNSLENEVPLITFTKDHCLSLYDHPLVDSMHTVYHEQKAEIMPSVEHLMAAAGIQKLVFMDTAEGVTTAMRPYWSEANGDGARVVQTVPDMLEIVPPGTSKGSGVSMLLDHLGITPKEIMAIGDGENDIEMLELACLGIALGNGVEKTKTVANVIGLSNDENGVADAIYRYAL; via the exons ATGCTTCTTGACAAGATGCGCATTCTCATG GTACATGGATTGTTACATCTGTTAGGATTTGATCACAAGGTTAGTGAAGACACTGAAGTGgaaatggaggaggaggaggaggatctTCCCTTAAAGAGTCTTGGGTGGAAGGGAAAAGGGTTAATTCAGAGTGCATATGATGCTGCGACCCATTCCGATGGGCTCAAACTAG GCACCCTTCTCAACAGCAAAAGCCAACTGAGCTCAACAAATGTCAAGGCTATGAAAGAGGCCTCATCAAGGGCTGTGAAAATAGTGATAGCAACCGGAAAA GCTCGGCCAGCTGTGATTCGCGTTTTTAAGGGGGTAGATTTAACTGGAAAAGATGGCATTGTTTCAGAATTTTCTCCTGGGGTTTTCTTGCAG GGATTGCTTGTTTATGGTACACAAGGTCGGGAAATTTTTAGAAGGAATTTGGATACAGATGTATGCAGAGAG GCATGTCGTAACTCTCTGGAAAATGAGGTTCCTCTTATAACATTCACCAAGGATCATTGCTTATCCCTTTATGATCACCCACTTGTTGATTCCATGCATACTGTATATCACGAGCAAAAG GCGGAGATCATGCCTTCAGTTGAGCATCTCATGGCTGCTGCTGGTATACAG AAACTAGTCTTCATGGACACTGCTGAGGGAGTAACAACTGCTATGAGGCCATACTGGTCagaagcaaatggagatggTGCCAGAGTTGTTCAAACCGTGCCTGACATGCTTGAAATTGTTCCCCCTGGAACCTCAAAAGGAAGTGGAGTGAGCATGCTGCTCGATCATTTGGGAATCACTCCAAAAGAG atCATGGCTATTGGCGATGGGGAAAATGATATCGAGATGCTTGAGCTGGCTTGTTTAGGCATTGCTCTTGGTAACGGAGTGGAGAAGACAAAAACTGTGGCTAACGTAATTGGTCTCAGCAACGACGAAAACGGCGTAGCTGATGCAATATACCGGTATGCATTGTGA